A stretch of the Cucurbita pepo subsp. pepo cultivar mu-cu-16 chromosome LG16, ASM280686v2, whole genome shotgun sequence genome encodes the following:
- the LOC111776990 gene encoding benzyl alcohol O-benzoyltransferase-like, with protein MAPPSSPALLFHVRRSPPELVAPASPTPHEFKQLSDIDDQDGLRFQIPVIQFYRHDPRMAGRDPAMVIKNAIANTLVFYYPFAGRLREGPGRKLFVECNGEGVLFIEAEADVRLEEFGDSLQPPFPCLEELLFDVPGSNGVLNCPLLLIQVTRLKCGGFIFALRLNHTMSDASGLVQFMMAVGEMARGASTPSVRPVWQRALLNARDPPEVRCVHREYDEVADINGTIIPLDDMAHRSFFFGPSEIACIRKALPTHLRQSSSFEILTACLWRCRTISLNPDPEEEVRVLCIVNARSKFNPPLPLGYYGNAFAFPVAVTTAGKLCGNPIGYALELVREAKAAVTEEYMKSVADLMVVKGRPHFTVVRSYLVSDVTRAGFGEVDFGWGKAAYGGPAKGGVGAIPGVASFYIPSKNKKGEKGILVPLCLPAPAMARFVEELDGLLKVGEAIGVENQKPLFITSAL; from the coding sequence ATGGCGCCGCCTTCCTCCCCTGCTCTTCTCTTCCATGTCCGAAGGTCCCCGCCGGAGCTTGTGGCTCCTGCAAGCCCCACGCCCCATGAATTCAAGCAGCTCTCCGACATCGACGACCAAGACGGCCTTCGATTTCAGATCCCTGTAATCCAATTCTACCGCCATGACCCACGCATGGCCGGGAGAGACCCAGCGATGGTTATAAAGAACGCGATTGCCAACACGCTTGTGTTTTACTACCCTTTTGCGGGTCGGCTGAGGGAAGGGCCTGGCCGGAAGCTCTTCGTGGAGTGTAATGGAGAAGGGGTTTTGTTTATTGAAGCGGAGGCGGATGTGCGCTTGGAGGAATTTGGGGATTCGCTTCAGCCACCATTTCCATGTCTCGAGGAGCTTCTTTTTGATGTTCCTGGCTCTAATGGTGTTCTCAATTGCCCGTTGTTGCTGATTCAAGTGACACGGCTTAAGTGCGGTGGGTTTATATTTGCTCTGCGTTTGAATCATACTATGAGTGATGCCTCTGGTCTTGTCCAATTCATGATGGCCGTCGGCGAAATGGCTCGTGGGGCGAGTACTCCGTCGGTGCGGCCGGTATGGCAAAGGGCGCTGTTAAATGCGAGAGACCCACCTGAAGTGAGGTGTGTTCATCGCGAGTATGATGAAGTAGCTGACATTAATGGCACTATAATCCCGCTTGACGACATGGCGCATCGCTCATTCTTCTTCGGCCCATCGGAGATTGCTTGCATTCGCAAGGCCTTACCGACCCACCTCCGACAATCCTCCTCCTTCGAGATCCTCACAGCCTGTCTCTGGCGCTGCCGCACCATATCCCTTAACCCAGATCCAGAGGAGGAAGTGCGAGTACTCTGTATTGTAAACGCCCGTTCTAAATTCAACCCACCATTGCCATTGGGGTATTACGGCAACGCGTTTGCTTTTCCGGTGGCAGTCACCACGGCAGGGAAGCTTTGTGGGAACCCAATTGGGTATGCTTTGGAATTGGTTCGGGAAGCGAAGGCGGCGGTGACAGAGGAGTATATGAAATCTGTGGCGGATCTTATGGTGGTGAAAGGGCGGCCTCATTTCACTGTGGTCAGGTCGTATCTTGTGTCGGATGTGACGAGGGCTGGGTTTGGAGAGGTGGACTTTGGGTGGGGGAAGGCTGCATACGGCGGACCGGCGAAGGGAGGCGTCGGAGCTATCCCCGGCGTGGCAAGCTTTTATATACCATCGAAGAACAAGAAGGGAGAAAAGGGGATTTTGGTGCCTCTGTGCTTGCCTGCTCCAGCCATGGCAAGATTTGTGGAAGAACTCGATGGTTTGTTGAAGGTGGGAGAAGCCATTGGAGTTGAAAATCAGAAGCCATTGTTCATTACTTCTGCTCTCTGA
- the LOC111777591 gene encoding RNA polymerase sigma factor sigA-like, with protein sequence MMATTTAITGLGAAKRLFNSSSYYSDFTEKLLYVNDHRIGQTQVSPTKSVVITARSSPNFSPRNQSSSKRHGHCIKAVKEHVDTPSSPTAEPRLHNSTIWEDEETDLKCTVEALLLLQKSMLEKQWNLSFDQTVLADAPRGKTQKKVPVTCSGVSARQRRMSSRRKIQSKHVLMAQPRISKQLRPTINSELLQNRLKGYVRGLLSEELLSHAEVVRLSKKIKVGLALEERKTRLKERLGCEPSEDQLAISLKISRAKLRSSVMECSLAREKLAMSNVRLVMSIAQRYDKMGAEMDDLVQGGLIGLLRGIEKFDSSKGFKISTYVYWWIRQGVSRALVENSRMLRLPTHMHERLGLIRNAKVRLQEKGITPSIDRIAESLNMSKKKVKNATEAISKVFSLDREAFPSLNGLPGETHHSYIADNCLENNPWHGTDIWILKAEVNKLITTTLGDREREIIRLYHGLDNECLTWEEISKRIGLSRERVRQIGLVALEKLKKAAKTRKMEAMLLKH encoded by the exons ATGATGGCAACAACAACTGCAATAACTGGGCTTGGTGCAGCCAAGAGGCTGTTCAATTCTTCGTCCTATTATTCTGATTTCACAGAAAAGCTTTTGTATGTCAATGACCACAGGATTGGACAAACCCAGGTTTCCCCTACAAAGAGTGTGGTAATAACAGCAAGAAGTTCGCCTAACTTTTCTCCGAGAAATCAGTCGTCGTCGAAACGGCACGGGCATTGCATCAAAGCTGTGAAGGAACATGTAGATACACCCTCTTCTCCAACTGCTGAACCAAGGCTTCATAATAGCACGATCTGGGAAGATGAAGAAACTGATCTGAAATGTACTGTGGAGGCTCTTCTTTTGCTGCAAAAGTCTATGCTGGAGAAGCAATGGAATCTATCTTTCGATCAAACCGTGTTGGCCGATGCGCCGAGAGGAAAAACACAGAAGAAAGTACCTGTCACTTGTTCTGGTGTGTCTGCACGACAAAGGAGAATGAGTTCTAGGAGGAAAATACAGAGCAAACATGTTCTTATGGCTCAGCCAAGAATCAGCAAACAGTTAAGGCCTACAATCAATTCTGAGCTATTACAAAATCGATTAAAGGGGTATGTGAGAGGTTTATTAAGTGAAGAGTTACTTTCTCATGCTGAAGTTGTACGCCTTTCGAAGAAAATCAAAGTCGGTCTTGCATTGGAGGAGCGTAAAACCAG ACTAAAGGAAAGATTAGGATGTGAGCCCTCCGAAGACCAACTAGCAATATCACTCAAGATTTCTCGTGCCAAATTACGGTCAAGTGTAATGGAATGTTCATTAGCAAGAGAGAAGCTAGCAATGAGCAATGTTCGTTTGGTTATGTCTATTGCGCAAAGATACGACAAAATGGGGGCTGAAATGGATGACTTAGTTCAG GGTGGCTTAATTGGACTTCTCCGTGGGATAGAGAAGTTTGATTCTTCAAAGGGGTTTAAAATCTCAACCTATGTTTATTGGTGGATACGCCAG GGTGTTTCAAGAGCATTAGTTGAGAATTCAAGAATGCTAAGATTGCCGACTCATATGCATGAAAGATTAGGATTGATTCGCAACGCTAAAGTTAGACTGCAAGAGAAAGGAATCACTCCATCAATTGAT AGGATTGCAGAATCCCTAAACATGTCCAAAAAGAAAGTCAAGAACGCCACAGAG GCAATAAGCAAGGTGTTCTCGCTAGACCGAGAGGCATTTCCTTCATTAAATGGTCTTCCAGGCGAAACTCATCATAGT TATATTGCAGATAACTGCCTCGAGAACAACCCATGGCATGGAACAGACATATGGATTCTGAAG GCTGAGGTTAACAAACTCATAACTACGACACTTGGGGACCGAGAAAGAGAGATCATACGCCTTTACCACGGTCTGGATAACGAGTGTCTGACATGGGAGGAAATAAGCAAACG CATAGGGTTGTCCAGAGAAAGAGTAAGACAAATTGGACTAGTGGCGTTGGAGAAACTAAAGAAGGCAGCCAAGACAAGGAAGATGGAAGCCATGTTGCTTAAACATTAA